One genomic window of Actinoalloteichus hoggarensis includes the following:
- a CDS encoding ABC transporter permease, protein MGAPIIISAAEQAPSRWRGSSVLTQVSVLTGRSLRASLGDHRVVTLNVIQPMVILVLFTQVFGSLANSASFPAGVDYIDFLMPAILVNTSMQCSIQSGVGLVDDMRNGMLNRLRSMPIRSGSILVARSVSDLTRTAFQLLVIYVLAIVFFGYLPVTGAVGVVGTLGLALVVGWGMSWVFLALGAWLRNAELMQSISVLTMIPLMFVSSAYVPIADLPGWLAAVATVNPLTYAVDAARAVSLDLPGVGAVLAATAISLVIAVLGAVFAVAGFRRPR, encoded by the coding sequence ATGGGAGCTCCGATCATCATCTCCGCAGCCGAGCAGGCGCCGTCTCGTTGGCGCGGCAGTTCCGTGCTCACACAGGTCTCGGTGCTCACGGGTCGATCGCTGCGCGCGTCCCTCGGCGACCACCGGGTCGTCACGCTGAACGTGATCCAGCCGATGGTGATCCTGGTCCTGTTCACCCAGGTCTTCGGGAGTCTGGCGAACTCGGCGAGCTTCCCGGCGGGCGTGGACTACATCGACTTCCTGATGCCCGCGATCCTGGTCAACACCTCGATGCAGTGCTCGATCCAGTCGGGCGTCGGCCTGGTGGACGACATGCGGAACGGGATGTTGAACCGGTTGCGCTCGATGCCGATCCGATCGGGTTCGATCCTCGTCGCCCGCAGCGTCTCGGATCTGACGCGCACCGCGTTCCAACTGCTGGTGATCTACGTCCTGGCGATCGTGTTCTTCGGCTACCTGCCCGTCACCGGGGCGGTGGGCGTGGTCGGCACGCTCGGACTGGCGTTGGTGGTGGGCTGGGGAATGAGCTGGGTGTTCCTCGCGCTGGGCGCCTGGCTGCGTAACGCGGAGCTGATGCAGAGCATCAGCGTGCTCACCATGATCCCCCTCATGTTCGTCTCCAGCGCGTACGTCCCGATCGCCGATCTGCCCGGCTGGCTGGCCGCGGTGGCGACGGTCAACCCGCTGACGTACGCGGTGGACGCGGCCCGCGCGGTGTCGCTGGACCTGCCCGGCGTGGGCGCGGTCCTGGCCGCCACGGCGATCAGCCTGGTGATCGCCGTGCTCGGCGCGGTGTTCGCCGTCGCAGGCTTCCGCCGGCCGCGGTGA